One window of Solwaraspora sp. WMMA2056 genomic DNA carries:
- a CDS encoding molybdopterin oxidoreductase family protein: MPRSVQVTIGPVGQDTARTVATHCPYCALQCGMHLRADPDGTVTVQPRQFPTNQGGLCQKGWTAAELLDHPQRLTTPLVRDQRAAPLRPASWDEALARIVDGVTGIQRAHGRDAVAVFGGGGLTNEKAYALGKFARVALRTRNIDYNGRFCMSSAAAAGMRAFGVDRGLPFPLADVGAADTLLLVGANVAETMPPFARYLTELKQRGGTLIVVDPRRTATARLADLHLQPTPGTDLALANALLHVVLREGWADRDYVAQRTTGFDAVRATVAGYWPARVERLTGVPIADLEATARALAGGGRPDADAAPAKVVILTARGAEQHAKGVDTVSAYVNLALALGLPGRPGSGYGCLTGQGNGQGGREHGQKADQLPGYRRIDDPAARAHVAGVWGVDPADLPGPGVSAYELLDSLGTPAGPKALLVFGSNPVVSAPRAGRVQQRLADLDLLVVADFVLSETAAMADVVLPSAQWAEEDGTMTNLEGRVLRRHAVRPPPAGARTDLAVLADLAQRLGCPAGQFPAEPGEVFTELRRASAGGIADYAGVTWERIDAADGVFWPCPDPDLPDTPRMFTDRFPTPDGRARFVPVEHRAAAEEPCADYPLYLTTGRVLAQYQSGAQTRRIAPLHDAAPAAFVELHPDLAEQLGVADGEQVRVTSRRGEMCAPARVSTSIRPDTVFAPFHWGGAARINSVTSDALDPTSRMPEFKICAVRVERA; this comes from the coding sequence ATGCCACGCAGCGTGCAGGTGACCATCGGGCCGGTTGGCCAGGACACCGCCCGGACCGTGGCAACGCACTGTCCGTACTGCGCGTTGCAGTGCGGCATGCACCTGCGCGCCGACCCCGACGGCACGGTCACGGTGCAACCCCGGCAGTTCCCCACCAACCAGGGTGGCCTCTGCCAGAAGGGCTGGACCGCCGCCGAGCTGCTCGACCACCCGCAGCGACTGACCACTCCGCTGGTGCGCGACCAGCGCGCCGCGCCGCTGCGCCCGGCCAGCTGGGACGAAGCGCTGGCGCGGATCGTCGACGGCGTCACCGGCATTCAGCGGGCGCACGGCCGCGACGCGGTCGCCGTCTTCGGCGGCGGCGGGCTGACCAACGAGAAGGCGTACGCACTGGGCAAGTTCGCCCGGGTCGCGCTGCGCACCCGCAACATCGACTACAACGGCCGGTTCTGCATGTCCTCGGCGGCCGCCGCCGGGATGCGGGCCTTCGGGGTCGACCGGGGGCTGCCGTTTCCGCTGGCCGACGTCGGCGCGGCCGACACGCTGCTGCTGGTCGGCGCGAACGTGGCCGAGACGATGCCACCGTTCGCCCGCTACCTGACCGAGCTCAAGCAGCGCGGCGGTACGTTGATCGTGGTCGACCCCCGGCGGACCGCCACCGCCCGGCTGGCCGACCTGCACCTGCAGCCCACCCCCGGCACCGACCTGGCGTTGGCCAACGCGCTGCTGCACGTCGTGCTCCGCGAAGGCTGGGCCGACCGGGACTACGTGGCGCAGCGGACCACCGGCTTCGACGCCGTCCGGGCCACCGTCGCCGGGTACTGGCCGGCCCGGGTGGAACGGCTGACCGGCGTACCGATCGCCGATCTGGAGGCGACGGCGCGGGCGCTGGCCGGCGGCGGCCGACCCGACGCCGACGCCGCGCCGGCAAAGGTCGTCATCCTCACCGCGCGCGGGGCCGAACAGCATGCCAAGGGCGTCGACACGGTCAGCGCGTACGTCAACCTGGCGCTCGCCCTCGGGCTGCCCGGCCGACCCGGTTCCGGCTACGGCTGTCTGACCGGGCAGGGCAACGGCCAGGGCGGGCGGGAGCACGGCCAGAAGGCCGACCAGCTGCCCGGCTACCGGCGCATCGACGATCCGGCGGCCCGCGCGCACGTCGCCGGGGTGTGGGGTGTCGACCCGGCCGACCTGCCCGGCCCGGGCGTCTCCGCCTACGAACTGCTCGACTCGCTCGGCACCCCGGCCGGGCCGAAGGCGCTGCTGGTCTTCGGCTCCAACCCGGTGGTGTCCGCGCCCCGCGCCGGCCGGGTCCAGCAGCGACTGGCCGATCTGGACCTGCTGGTGGTCGCCGACTTCGTGCTGTCGGAGACGGCGGCGATGGCCGACGTCGTGCTGCCCAGCGCCCAGTGGGCCGAAGAGGACGGCACGATGACCAACCTGGAGGGTCGGGTGCTGCGCCGGCACGCGGTCCGCCCGCCGCCGGCCGGTGCCCGCACCGACCTGGCCGTCCTCGCCGATCTGGCGCAGCGGCTGGGCTGCCCGGCCGGGCAGTTCCCGGCCGAGCCGGGCGAGGTCTTCACCGAGCTGCGCCGGGCCTCGGCCGGCGGGATCGCCGACTACGCCGGGGTCACCTGGGAGCGCATCGACGCGGCCGACGGCGTCTTCTGGCCGTGCCCCGACCCGGACCTGCCGGACACCCCACGGATGTTCACCGACCGCTTCCCCACACCCGACGGGCGGGCCCGGTTCGTGCCGGTGGAACACCGGGCCGCCGCCGAGGAGCCCTGCGCCGACTACCCGCTCTACCTGACCACCGGTCGGGTGCTGGCGCAGTACCAGTCCGGGGCACAGACCCGACGGATCGCACCGCTGCACGACGCCGCTCCGGCGGCCTTCGTCGAGCTGCACCCGGACCTGGCCGAGCAGCTCGGCGTCGCCGACGGCGAGCAGGTACGGGTGACCAGCCGACGCGGCGAGATGTGCGCCCCGGCCCGGGTGAGCACCTCGATCCGCCCGGACACCGTCTTCGCGCCGTTCCACTGGGGTGGCGCGGCCCGGATCAATTCGGTGACCAGCGACGCGCTGGACCCGACGTCCCGAATGCCCGAGTTCAAGATCTGCGCGGTCAGGGTGGAGCGAGCGTGA
- the nirD gene encoding nitrite reductase small subunit NirD, translating to MQTINMTDQWTPVCPYPRVEPERGVAALVDGEQVAIFRTYDGTLYAIGNQDPVARANVMSRGIVGTRGDIPTVASPLHKQVYDLRTGECLDLPGVAVPTYRVRCRDGLIEVLGRRQDQ from the coding sequence GTGCAGACGATCAACATGACCGACCAGTGGACACCGGTCTGCCCGTACCCCCGGGTGGAGCCGGAGCGCGGCGTGGCCGCACTGGTCGACGGCGAACAGGTGGCGATCTTCCGGACCTACGACGGGACGTTGTACGCGATCGGCAACCAGGATCCGGTGGCCCGCGCCAACGTCATGTCCCGCGGCATCGTCGGCACCCGGGGCGACATCCCCACGGTGGCCTCACCGCTGCACAAGCAGGTCTACGACCTGCGTACCGGCGAATGCCTGGACCTGCCGGGCGTCGCCGTGCCGACCTACCGGGTACGTTGCCGCGACGGGCTGATCGAGGTGCTCGGTCGGCGGCAGGACCAGTGA
- the nirB gene encoding nitrite reductase large subunit NirB, which yields MNRLVVIGNGMVGQRLVEAVRSRDTAGDWQVTVLAEESRPAYDRVRLSAFFDGVAPEELSVHTPDDGVDLRLAEPARRIDRQRRVVVTDHGEYGYDALVLATGSYAFVPPIDGAHRPADADADGAANGSGSAGGGLRDGVFVYRTIDDLEAIRSFATDPQATRRVGTVIGGGLLGLEAANALRLLGLRTHVVEFAPRLMPVQIDEAGGAMLRRYVEDLGVEVHLGTATSAIRTGPDGTPHGVALTDGTELESDLVVVAAGVRPRDDLARAAGLVVGERGGVSVDATCRTSDPRIWAVGECAAISVDGEPGRCYGLVAPGYAMAEVVADRLLGGTAAFPGADTSTKLKLLGVDVASFGDAHGATADCLDVTFTDPATRVYAKLVLSDDARTLLGGVLVGDATAYPTLRASVGGPLPGPPLALLAPAGSDGAGGAGIDALPGSAQVCSCNAVTKDQILGAIGEGCTDVAAIKACTRAGTSCGSCVPMLKQLLSVAGVTQSTALCEHFDHSRQELFDIVRVRGVQTFSQLVAEHGRGRGCDICKPVVASILASLGNGYVLDGEQAALQDTNDHFLANIQRDGTYSVVPRIPGGEITSEKLIVIGEVARDFNLYTKITGGQRIDLFGARVEQLPKIWRRLVDAGFESGHAYGKALRTVKSCVGETWCRYGVQDSVGLAVALELRYRGLRAPHKIKSAVSGCARECAEARSKDFGIIATDVGWNLYVGGNGGFRPRHADLFASDLSTEELVRTIDRFLMFYIRTADRLQRTAAWIEAMDGGLDHLRAVIVEDSLGLAAELDAAMARHVESYSDEWRDTIDDPERLRRFASFVNAPDTPDPSITFEVERGQPVPALGERRPVALGLPTTLEVRR from the coding sequence ATGAACCGGTTGGTCGTCATCGGCAACGGCATGGTCGGGCAACGCCTGGTCGAAGCGGTCCGCTCCCGCGACACCGCCGGCGACTGGCAGGTGACGGTGCTGGCCGAGGAGTCCCGGCCGGCGTACGACCGGGTCCGGTTGTCGGCGTTCTTCGACGGGGTCGCGCCGGAGGAGCTCAGCGTGCACACCCCCGACGACGGGGTGGACCTGCGGCTGGCCGAGCCGGCCCGACGCATCGACCGCCAGCGCCGGGTGGTCGTCACCGACCACGGCGAGTACGGCTACGACGCGCTGGTGCTGGCCACCGGCTCGTACGCCTTCGTCCCGCCGATCGACGGCGCGCACCGGCCCGCCGACGCCGACGCCGACGGAGCAGCCAACGGCAGCGGCTCGGCCGGCGGCGGACTGCGCGACGGCGTGTTCGTCTACCGCACGATCGACGACCTGGAGGCGATCCGGTCCTTCGCCACCGACCCGCAGGCCACCCGTCGGGTCGGTACGGTGATCGGCGGTGGACTGCTCGGCCTGGAGGCGGCCAACGCGCTGCGGCTGCTCGGCCTGCGTACCCATGTGGTGGAGTTCGCCCCCCGGCTGATGCCGGTGCAGATCGACGAGGCCGGCGGGGCGATGCTGCGCCGCTACGTCGAGGACCTCGGCGTCGAGGTGCACCTGGGGACCGCGACGTCGGCGATCCGCACCGGACCGGACGGTACGCCGCACGGCGTGGCCCTCACCGACGGCACCGAACTGGAGTCCGACCTGGTGGTGGTCGCCGCCGGCGTCCGGCCCCGCGACGACCTGGCCCGCGCCGCCGGGCTGGTCGTCGGCGAACGCGGCGGGGTGAGCGTCGACGCCACCTGCCGGACCAGCGACCCGCGCATCTGGGCGGTCGGCGAGTGCGCCGCGATCAGCGTCGACGGCGAACCGGGCCGCTGCTACGGGCTGGTCGCACCGGGCTACGCCATGGCCGAGGTGGTCGCCGACCGGCTGCTCGGCGGCACCGCCGCCTTCCCCGGCGCGGACACCTCCACCAAGCTCAAGCTGCTCGGCGTCGACGTCGCCTCGTTCGGCGACGCGCACGGCGCCACCGCCGACTGCCTGGACGTCACCTTCACCGACCCGGCGACCCGGGTCTACGCCAAGCTGGTCCTCTCCGACGACGCGCGGACCCTGCTCGGCGGGGTGCTGGTCGGCGACGCCACCGCGTACCCGACGCTGCGGGCCAGCGTCGGCGGCCCACTGCCCGGCCCGCCGCTGGCGCTGCTCGCCCCGGCCGGTTCCGACGGGGCCGGCGGGGCCGGCATCGATGCGCTGCCCGGCAGCGCCCAGGTCTGCTCCTGCAACGCGGTCACCAAGGACCAGATCCTCGGCGCGATCGGCGAGGGCTGCACCGACGTCGCCGCGATCAAGGCGTGCACCCGGGCCGGCACCAGCTGCGGGTCCTGCGTACCGATGCTCAAGCAGCTGCTCTCCGTCGCCGGGGTGACCCAGTCGACCGCGCTGTGCGAGCACTTCGACCACAGCCGTCAGGAGCTGTTCGACATCGTCCGGGTCCGCGGTGTCCAAACCTTCTCCCAGCTGGTCGCCGAGCACGGCCGGGGCCGCGGCTGCGACATCTGCAAGCCGGTGGTCGCCTCGATCCTCGCCTCGCTGGGCAACGGCTACGTCCTCGACGGCGAGCAGGCAGCCCTGCAGGACACCAACGACCACTTCCTGGCCAACATCCAGCGCGACGGCACCTACTCGGTGGTCCCCCGGATCCCCGGCGGGGAGATCACCTCGGAGAAGCTGATCGTCATCGGCGAGGTGGCCCGGGACTTCAACCTCTACACCAAGATCACCGGCGGGCAGCGGATCGACCTGTTCGGCGCCCGGGTGGAGCAGCTGCCGAAGATCTGGCGGCGGCTGGTCGACGCCGGCTTCGAGTCCGGTCACGCGTACGGCAAGGCGCTGCGGACGGTGAAGTCCTGCGTCGGGGAGACCTGGTGCCGCTACGGCGTACAGGACTCGGTCGGCCTGGCGGTGGCGCTGGAGCTGCGCTACCGGGGGCTGCGCGCCCCGCACAAGATCAAGTCGGCGGTCTCCGGCTGCGCCCGGGAATGCGCCGAGGCCCGCAGCAAGGACTTCGGCATCATCGCCACCGACGTCGGCTGGAACCTCTACGTCGGCGGCAACGGCGGCTTCCGGCCCCGGCACGCCGACCTGTTCGCCAGCGACCTGTCCACCGAGGAGCTCGTCCGCACCATCGACCGGTTCCTGATGTTCTACATCCGCACCGCCGACCGGCTGCAACGCACCGCCGCCTGGATCGAGGCGATGGACGGCGGCCTGGACCACCTGCGGGCGGTGATCGTCGAGGACTCGCTCGGGCTGGCCGCCGAGCTGGACGCGGCGATGGCCCGCCACGTCGAGTCGTACTCCGACGAATGGCGGGACACGATCGACGACCCGGAGCGGCTGCGCCGCTTCGCCTCCTTCGTCAACGCACCCGACACCCCGGACCCGTCGATCACCTTCGAGGTCGAACGGGGCCAGCCGGTGCCGGCCCTGGGCGAGCGCCGGCCCGTGGCGCTCGGCCTCCCGACAACCCTGGAGGTACGCCGATGA
- a CDS encoding uroporphyrinogen-III synthase, with protein sequence MSDELSGFTIGVTADRRRDELAALLERRGARVVLAPALRIVPLADDTELRAATRACLDDPPDVLVANTGIGMRGWLEAAEGWGLAEPLRAVLGGAYIVARGPKARGAIRAAGLHDQWSPASESCEEVIDHLRARGVAGQLVAMQLHGDRQPECSSALEAAGATVIEVPVYRWAPPTDPAPLHRLVDLVTGRLVDAVTFTSAPAVGALLRAAGSNGEAVLEAMRTDVLAACVGPVTAAPLRRHGVPVIAPGRARLGALVRTIVDELPRRAVNLKVGGHLLTLRGHAAVIDGELRPLAPAPMAVLRALAQTPGRVLSRAALLRTLPRGADEHAVEMAVARLRAGLGAPGVIQTVVKRGYRLPVD encoded by the coding sequence ATGTCCGACGAGCTGTCCGGATTCACCATCGGGGTCACCGCCGACCGGCGACGCGACGAACTCGCCGCGCTGCTGGAGCGACGTGGTGCCCGGGTGGTGCTCGCCCCGGCGCTGCGGATCGTGCCGCTGGCCGACGACACCGAGCTGCGCGCCGCGACCCGGGCGTGTCTGGACGATCCGCCGGACGTGCTGGTCGCCAACACCGGCATCGGCATGCGCGGCTGGCTGGAGGCGGCCGAGGGCTGGGGCCTGGCCGAACCGCTGCGGGCGGTGCTCGGCGGCGCGTACATCGTCGCCCGGGGCCCGAAGGCCCGGGGCGCGATCCGCGCCGCCGGCCTGCACGACCAGTGGTCACCGGCCTCGGAGAGCTGCGAAGAGGTGATCGACCACCTGCGGGCCCGTGGCGTCGCCGGACAGCTCGTCGCGATGCAGCTGCACGGCGACCGGCAGCCGGAATGCTCCTCGGCGTTGGAGGCCGCCGGCGCCACGGTGATCGAGGTGCCGGTGTACCGCTGGGCGCCACCGACCGACCCGGCGCCGCTGCACCGGCTGGTGGACCTGGTCACCGGCCGGCTCGTCGACGCCGTCACCTTCACCTCGGCACCGGCGGTCGGGGCGCTGCTACGGGCCGCCGGCAGCAACGGGGAGGCGGTGCTGGAGGCGATGCGTACCGACGTGCTCGCCGCCTGCGTCGGGCCGGTCACCGCCGCGCCGCTGCGCCGCCACGGCGTACCGGTGATCGCCCCCGGCCGGGCCCGGCTCGGCGCCCTGGTCCGCACCATCGTCGACGAGCTGCCCCGGCGGGCGGTCAACCTGAAGGTCGGCGGCCACCTGCTGACCCTGCGCGGGCACGCGGCGGTGATCGACGGCGAACTGCGGCCGCTGGCACCCGCGCCGATGGCCGTCCTGCGGGCACTGGCGCAGACCCCGGGCCGGGTGCTGTCCCGGGCCGCGCTGCTGCGCACCCTGCCACGCGGCGCCGACGAGCACGCCGTGGAGATGGCCGTGGCCCGGCTGCGGGCCGGGCTGGGTGCCCCCGGCGTGATCCAGACGGTCGTGAAGCGGGGCTACCGACTACCCGTCGACTGA
- a CDS encoding FAD-dependent oxidoreductase — translation MNRIVIVGHGMAGARLAAELHARRGDFKITVFGAERHRAYNRIMLSNLLAGRADELDVTLTEAAGHGVDVRAGLPVVAIEPTTRTVRTADGGATEYDHLVLATGSRAVVPALPGLTGPADTTDPADTANPTAALDPAALPERVAVFRTLDDCRRILTAAAGARTALVLGGGLLGLEAARGLAARGLDVRVVHKVDQLMERQLDPTASAVLARTLARLGVGTELAAAAAAVDAGADGVRLRLGDGRELTADLLVLACGVRPDTDLARRAGLTVGRGVVVDDRMATSDPHIWAIGDCAEHDGVVTGLVAPAWEQARVLARVLAGDDPAARYRPLPTVTRLKAAGIDLAAMGDTRGDADAGTEELSFADPVRGTYARLLIRDDRLTGAIMLGDNPAVGTVIQLFDRGGQVPADRRALLLGRAVGGTVAAPVTSPALMPDAATVCQCNTVSKGALVRCWRAGARSVGEVVAATRATTGCGSCTDAVTGIVDWLSSVDSDVEVPV, via the coding sequence GTGAACCGTATCGTCATCGTCGGTCACGGCATGGCCGGCGCCCGGCTCGCCGCCGAGCTGCACGCCCGGCGCGGCGACTTCAAGATCACCGTGTTCGGGGCGGAGCGGCACCGGGCGTACAACCGGATCATGCTGTCCAACCTGCTCGCCGGCCGCGCCGACGAGCTGGACGTGACGCTGACCGAGGCCGCCGGGCACGGCGTCGACGTCCGCGCCGGGCTGCCGGTCGTCGCGATCGAGCCGACCACCCGTACGGTCCGCACGGCCGACGGCGGCGCCACCGAGTACGACCACCTGGTGCTGGCCACCGGCAGCCGGGCGGTCGTGCCCGCGCTGCCCGGCCTGACCGGCCCGGCCGACACAACGGACCCGGCCGACACAGCGAACCCGACCGCCGCGCTCGACCCGGCGGCGCTACCGGAGCGGGTCGCGGTGTTCCGGACCCTCGACGACTGCCGGCGGATCCTCACCGCCGCCGCCGGCGCCCGCACCGCGCTGGTCCTCGGCGGCGGCCTGCTCGGCCTGGAGGCCGCCCGTGGGCTCGCCGCCCGTGGGCTCGACGTCCGGGTGGTGCACAAGGTCGACCAGCTGATGGAGCGCCAACTCGACCCGACCGCCAGCGCGGTGCTCGCCCGTACCCTCGCCCGGCTCGGCGTCGGCACCGAACTTGCCGCCGCCGCCGCAGCGGTCGACGCGGGCGCCGACGGCGTCCGGCTGCGCCTGGGCGACGGCCGCGAACTCACCGCGGACCTGCTGGTGCTCGCCTGCGGGGTCCGCCCGGACACCGACCTGGCCCGCCGGGCCGGGCTGACGGTCGGCCGTGGCGTGGTGGTCGACGACCGGATGGCCACCAGCGACCCGCACATCTGGGCGATCGGCGACTGCGCCGAACACGACGGGGTGGTCACCGGCCTGGTCGCGCCGGCCTGGGAGCAGGCCCGGGTGCTCGCCCGGGTGCTGGCCGGCGACGACCCCGCCGCCCGCTACCGGCCACTGCCGACGGTGACCCGGCTCAAGGCCGCCGGCATCGACCTGGCGGCGATGGGCGACACCCGTGGCGACGCCGACGCCGGCACCGAGGAACTCAGCTTCGCCGACCCGGTCCGGGGCACGTACGCCCGACTGCTCATCCGCGACGACCGGCTCACCGGGGCGATCATGCTCGGCGACAACCCGGCCGTCGGCACCGTCATCCAGCTGTTCGACCGGGGCGGTCAGGTGCCGGCGGACCGCCGGGCCCTGCTGCTCGGCCGGGCGGTCGGCGGCACCGTGGCCGCTCCGGTGACCAGTCCGGCGCTGATGCCGGACGCGGCGACCGTCTGCCAGTGCAACACCGTCAGCAAGGGCGCGCTGGTGCGCTGCTGGCGGGCCGGTGCCCGGTCGGTCGGTGAGGTCGTCGCCGCCACCCGCGCCACCACCGGCTGCGGCAGCTGCACCGACGCCGTCACCGGCATCGTCGACTGGCTCTCTTCTGTGGATTCCGACGTGGAGGTACCGGTATGA
- a CDS encoding ATP/GTP-binding protein, translated as MDFAGYDRPGVGQKKEITSAKIVIAGGFGVGKTTMVGAVSEITPLTTEALMTSAGVGIDDPSKVPGKETTTVAMDFGRITMADDLILYLFGTPGQTRFWFMWDEIIRGAVGAAVLVDTRRITDAFAPLDYFENRQLPYLVALNCFDGAPRYEPEEIREALAIAPHVPLVMCDARSRDSTKHVLVNVVEHAMATLRAEHGRGFPTPVG; from the coding sequence GTGGACTTCGCAGGCTATGACCGCCCTGGCGTAGGCCAGAAAAAGGAGATCACCTCCGCGAAGATCGTCATCGCGGGCGGTTTCGGGGTGGGAAAGACCACCATGGTCGGCGCGGTCTCCGAGATCACACCGTTGACCACCGAGGCGTTGATGACCTCGGCCGGCGTCGGCATCGACGATCCGTCGAAGGTGCCCGGCAAGGAGACCACCACGGTGGCGATGGACTTCGGCCGGATCACGATGGCCGACGACCTCATTCTCTATCTGTTCGGCACCCCCGGGCAGACCCGGTTCTGGTTCATGTGGGACGAGATCATCCGGGGCGCGGTCGGTGCCGCCGTACTGGTGGACACCCGGCGGATCACCGATGCGTTCGCCCCGCTCGACTACTTCGAGAACCGGCAACTGCCGTACCTCGTCGCGCTCAACTGTTTCGACGGCGCGCCCCGGTACGAGCCGGAGGAGATCCGGGAGGCGCTGGCGATCGCCCCGCACGTCCCGCTGGTGATGTGCGACGCGCGCAGCCGGGATTCGACCAAGCACGTGCTGGTCAACGTCGTCGAGCACGCGATGGCGACGCTGCGGGCCGAGCACGGCCGGGGGTTCCCGACCCCGGTCGGCTGA